One part of the Sciurus carolinensis chromosome 4, mSciCar1.2, whole genome shotgun sequence genome encodes these proteins:
- the Pan2 gene encoding PAN2-PAN3 deadenylation complex catalytic subunit PAN2 isoform X12 — translation MNFEGLDPGLAEYAPAMHSALDPVLDAHLNPSLLQNVELDPEGVTLEALPVQESVHIMEGVYSELHSVVAEVGVPVSVSHFDLHEEMLWVGSHGGHATSFFGPALERYSSFQVNGSDDIRQIQSLENGILFLTKNNLKYMARGGLIIFDYLLDESEDMHSLLLTDSSTLLVGGLQNHILEIDLTTVQETQKYAVEIPGVTIMRQTNRFFFCGHTSGKVSLRDLRSFKVEHEFDAFSGSLSDFDVHGNLLAACGFSSRLTGLACDRFLKVYDLRMMRAITPLQVHVDPAFLRFIPTYTSRLAIISQSGQCQFCEPTGLANPADIFHVNPVGPLLMTFDVSASKQALAFGDSEGCVHLWTDSPEPSFNPYSRETEFALPCLVDSLPPLDWSQDLLPLSLIPVPLTTDTLLSDWPAANSVPAPRRAPPVDAEILRTMKKVGFIGYAPNPRTRLRNQIPYRLKELDSEFDSFSQVTESPIGREEEPHLHMVSKKYRKVTIKYSKLGLEDFDFKHYNKTLFAGLEPHIPNAYCNCMIQVLYFLEPVRCLIQNHLCQKEFCLACELGFLFHMLDLSRGDPCQGSNFLRAFRTIPEASALGLILADSDEASGKGNLARLIQRWNRFILTQLHQDMQELEVPQAYRGAGGSFCSSGDSVIGQLFSCEMENCSLCRCGSETVRASSTLLFTLSYPEGSNCDKTGKNYDFAQVLKRSICLEQNTQAWCDNCEKYQPTIQTRNIRHLPDILVINCEVNSSKEADFWRMQAEVAFKMAIKKHGGEIAKNKEFSLADRKELGSPEGVLLCPSVEELKNVWLPFSIRMKMTKNKGLDVCNWPDGDEVQWGLAKAEEEHGVYVYDLMATVVHILDSRTGGSLVAHIKVGETYHQRKEGVTHQQWYLFNDFLIEPIDKYEAVQFDMNWKVPAILYYIKRNLNSRYNLNIKNPIEASVLLAEASLARKQRKTHTTFIPLMLNEMPQVGDLVGLDAEFVTLNEEEAELRSDGTKSTIKPSQMSVARITCVRGQGPNEGIPFIDDYISTQEQVVDYLTQYSGIKPGDLDAKISSKHLTTLKSTYLKLRFLIDIGVKFVGHGLQKDFRVINLMVPKDQVLDTVYLFHMPRKRMISLRFLAWYFLDLKIQGETHDSIEDARTALQLYRKYLELSKNGTEPESFHKVLKGLYEKGRKMDWKVPEPESQTSPKNAAVFSSVLAL, via the exons ATGAACTTTGAGGGTCTGGACCCTGGACTGGCAGAGTATGCCCCAGCTATGCATTCTGCCCTGGACCCTGTCCTGGATGCACACCTGAATCCAAGTCTGCTTCAGAATGTGGAGTTGGACCCAGAGGGAGTGACCTTGGAGGCTCTCCCCGTGCAGGAATCAGTGCACATAATGGAAGGTGTCTACTCTGAATTGCACAGCGTGGTAGCTGAAGTGGGTGTGCCTGTGTCTGTCTCCCACTTTGACTTACACGAAGAGATGCTGTGGGTGGGGAGCCATGGG GGTCATGCTACTTCATTTTTTGGACCAGCCTTGGAGCGCTACTCATCTTTTCAGGTTAATGGTAGTGATGACATTCGACAGATCCAGAGCTTAGAGAATGGTATCCTTTTTCTCACCAAGAACAACCTCAAGTATATGGCCCGTGGGGGTCTCATTATATTTGATTACTT ACTAGATGAGAGTGAGGATATGCACAGTCTCCTGCTGACAGACAGCAGCACTCTACTTGTTGGTGGCCTTCAGAACCACATTTTGGAGATTGATCTAACCACTGTCCAGGAGACTCAGAAG tATGCAGTTGAGATACCTGGAGTCACCATCATGAGGCAGACAAATCGCTTCTTCTTCTGTGGTCATACATCTGGCAAG GTTTCCCTGCGAGACCTCCGTAGTTTTAAGGTGGAGCATGAATTTGATGCCTTCTCAGGGAGTCTGTCAGATTTTGATGTGCATGGCAACCTGTTGGCTGCCTGTGGCTTTTCTAGTCGCCTTACTGGCCTGGCCTGTGACCGTTTCCTCAAAGTGTATGATCTGCGCATGATGCGTGCCATCACACCACTTCAAGTACATGTGGATCCTGCCTTCTTGCGCTTCATCCCTACATATACTTCTCGTCTTGCTATCATCTCTCAGTCGG GGCAATGCCAGTTTTGTGAGCCCACAGGCCTGGCCAACCCAGCAGACATCTTTCATGTGAATCCTGTGGGACCTCTGCTAATGACATTTGATGTGTCAGCAAGCAAGCAGGCTCTGGCTTTTGGGGATTCTGAGGGTTGTGTTCATCTATGGACTGATTCCCCAGAGCCTTCCTTCAACCCCTATTCACGGGAGACTGAATTTGCTTTGCCCTGTCTGGTGGACTCACTACCACCTCTGGACTGGAGCCAGGACTTGCTGCCTCTTTCCCTCATCCCAGTTCCACTCACCACGGACACACTGCTCTCTGATTGGCCTGCTGCCAACTCCGTTCCAGCTCCCAG GCGAGCACCACCTGTTGATGCAGAGATTCTGCGTACCATGAAGAAAGTGGGCTTCATTGGCTATGCACCCAATCCCCGCACCAGGCTGCGCAATCAG ATTCCTTACCGACTAAAGGAGTTGGACAGTGAATTTGATAGCTTCAGCCAGGTCACTGAGTCACCAATAGGACGGGAAGAGGAGCCACATCTCCACATGGTTTCAAAGAAATACCGCAAG GTAACCATCAAATATTCCAAGCTAGGGCTGGAAGACTTTGACTTCAAACACTATAATAAGACCCTTTTTGCTGGATTAGAGCCTCACATCCCCAATGCCTACTGTAACTGCATGATCCAG GTGCTCTATTTCCTGGAGCCTGTTCGCTGTTTAATCCAGAACCACCTTTGCCAGAAGGAGTTCTGTCTGGCATGTGAATTGGGCTTCCTTTTCCATATGTTGGACCTCTCTCGTGGTGACCCTTGTCAG GGCAGTAATTTTCTTCGTGCATTCCGTACCATTCCTGAGGCCTCAGCCCTTGGTCTGATCCTGGCCGACTCAGATGAGGCTTCAGGCAAGGGCAATCTGGCTAGGCTCATTCAGAGGTGGAATCGCTTCATTCTCACTCAGCTGCATCAGGATATGCAGGAGCTTGAAGTACCCCAGGCGTATCGAGGTGCTGGAGGCAG TTTTTGTTCATCGGGGGACTCTGTCATTGGGCAACTGTTCAGCTGTGAGATGGAGAACTGCAGCCTATGTCGCTGTGGCAGTGAGACTGTGCGAGCCTCATCCACTCTGCTCTTCACACTCTCCTACCCTGAGGGTAGCAACTGTG ATAAAACCGGGAAGAACTATGACTTTGCTCAGGTGCTGAAGCGAAGCATCTGCCTGGAGCAGAATACACAGGCCTGGTGTGACAACTGTGAGAAGTACCAGCCCACG ATTCAGACCCGTAATATCCGCCATCTGCCAGACATTCTTGTCATTAATTGTGAAGTGAACAGCTCAAAAGAGGCTGATTTCTGGAGAATGCAGGCTGAG GTTGCCTTCAAGATGGCAATAAAGAAACATGGTGGGGAAATCGCCAAGAACAAGGAATTTTCTTTGGCTGATCG GAAGGAACTAGGCAGTCCAGAGGGTGTGCTGTTGTGTCCCTCCGTTGAGGAGTTGAAGAACGTCTGGCTTCCTTTTTCCATTCGCATGAAGATGACCAAGAACAAAGGGCTCGATGTTTGCAATTGGCCTGATGGGGATGAGGTGCAG TGGGGCCTagccaaggcagaggaggaaCATGGTGTCTATGTGTATGACCTGATGGCTACTGTGGTACACATCCTGGACTCACGCACAGGGGGCAGCTTGGTGGCTCACATCAAAGTTGGAGAGACTTACCACCAACGCAAGGAG GGTGTTACTCACCAGCAGTGGTATCTCTTCAATGACTTCCTTATTGAACCTATTGATAAG TATGAAGCAGTACAATTTGACATGAATTGGAAAGTACCTGCTATCCTTTATTATATCAAAAGGAATCTCAATTCCAGATACAACCTGAATA TCAAGAACCCTATTGAGGCTAGTGTGCTGCTGGCTGAAGCCTCGCTGGCACGGAAGCAGCGGAAAACACATACTACCTTTATTCCACTGATGCTGAATGAAATGCCACAGGTTGGGGACCTGGTAGGCCTTGATGCTGAGTTTGTCACCCTTAATGAG GAAGAAGCAGAGTTACGCAGTGATGGTACCAAGTCTACCATTAAACCAAGTCAGATGTCAGTAGCAAGGATCACTTGTGTTCGGGGCCAAGGGCCCAATGAGGGTATCCCCTTCATTGATGACTACATCTCTACTCAGGAGCAG GTAGTGGATTACTTGACTCAGTACTCGGGGATAAAGCCAGGAGACCTTGATGCCAAAATTTCCTCTAAGCACCTCACAACTCTGAAGTCTACCTACTTAAAGCTTCGTTTTCTCATTGACATTGGAGTCAAGTTTGTGGGTCATGGCCTGCAAAAAGACTTCCGGGTCATCAATCTCATG GTGCCCAAGGACCAGGTCCTTGATACTGTCTACCTGTTCCACATGCCCCGAAAACGAATGATTTCCCTGCGATTCCTTGCTTGGTATTTTCTGG ACTTGAAGATTCAAGGGGAGACCCATGACAGTATTGAGGATGCCCGCACAGCCCTTCAGCTCTACCGAAAGTATCTGGAGCTAAGCAAGAATGGCACTGAGCCTGAATCCTTCCACAAGGTGCTCAAGGGTCTTTATGAAAAGGGCCGAAAGATGGACTGGAAGGTGCCTGAGCCTGAGAGCCAGACAAGTCCCAAGA ATGCAGCTGTCTTCTCCTCAGTGCTGGCACTTTGA
- the Pan2 gene encoding PAN2-PAN3 deadenylation complex catalytic subunit PAN2 isoform X9: protein MNFEGLDPGLAEYAPAMHSALDPVLDAHLNPSLLQNVELDPEGVTLEALPVQESVHIMEGVYSELHSVVAEVGVPVSVSHFDLHEEMLWVGSHGGHATSFFGPALERYSSFQVNGSDDIRQIQSLENGILFLTKNNLKYMARGGLIIFDYLLDESEDMHSLLLTDSSTLLVGGLQNHILEIDLTTVQETQKYAVEIPGVTIMRQTNRFFFCGHTSGKVSLRDLRSFKVEHEFDAFSGSLSDFDVHGNLLAACGFSSRLTGLACDRFLKVYDLRMMRAITPLQVHVDPAFLRFIPTYTSRLAIISQSGQCQFCEPTGLANPADIFHVNPVGPLLMTFDVSASKQALAFGDSEGCVHLWTDSPEPSFNPYSRETEFALPCLVDSLPPLDWSQDLLPLSLIPVPLTTDTLLSDWPAANSVPAPRRAPPVDAEILRTMKKVGFIGYAPNPRTRLRNQIPYRLKELDSEFDSFSQVTESPIGREEEPHLHMVSKKYRKVTIKYSKLGLEDFDFKHYNKTLFAGLEPHIPNAYCNCMIQVLYFLEPVRCLIQNHLCQKEFCLACELGFLFHMLDLSRGDPCQGSNFLRAFRTIPEASALGLILADSDEASGKGNLARLIQRWNRFILTQLHQDMQELEVPQAYRGAGGSFCSSGDSVIGQLFSCEMENCSLCRCGSETVRASSTLLFTLSYPEDKTGKNYDFAQVLKRSICLEQNTQAWCDNCEKYQPTIQTRNIRHLPDILVINCEVNSSKEADFWRMQAEVAFKMAIKKHGGEIAKNKEFSLADRKELGSPEGVLLCPSVEELKNVWLPFSIRMKMTKNKGLDVCNWPDGDEVQWGLAKAEEEHGVYVYDLMATVVHILDSRTGGSLVAHIKVGETYHQRKEGVTHQQWYLFNDFLIEPIDKYEAVQFDMNWKVPAILYYIKRNLNSRYNLNIKNPIEASVLLAEASLARKQRKTHTTFIPLMLNEMPQVGDLVGLDAEFVTLNEEEAELRSDGTKSTIKPSQMSVARITCVRGQGPNEGIPFIDDYISTQEQVVDYLTQYSGIKPGDLDAKISSKHLTTLKSTYLKLRFLIDIGVKFVGHGLQKDFRVINLMVPKDQVLDTVYLFHMPRKRMISLRFLAWYFLDLKIQGETHDSIEDARTALQLYRKYLELSKNGTEPESFHKVLKGLYEKGRKMDWKVPEPESQTSPKSKAWDGTRETGLDAAVFSSVLAL from the exons ATGAACTTTGAGGGTCTGGACCCTGGACTGGCAGAGTATGCCCCAGCTATGCATTCTGCCCTGGACCCTGTCCTGGATGCACACCTGAATCCAAGTCTGCTTCAGAATGTGGAGTTGGACCCAGAGGGAGTGACCTTGGAGGCTCTCCCCGTGCAGGAATCAGTGCACATAATGGAAGGTGTCTACTCTGAATTGCACAGCGTGGTAGCTGAAGTGGGTGTGCCTGTGTCTGTCTCCCACTTTGACTTACACGAAGAGATGCTGTGGGTGGGGAGCCATGGG GGTCATGCTACTTCATTTTTTGGACCAGCCTTGGAGCGCTACTCATCTTTTCAGGTTAATGGTAGTGATGACATTCGACAGATCCAGAGCTTAGAGAATGGTATCCTTTTTCTCACCAAGAACAACCTCAAGTATATGGCCCGTGGGGGTCTCATTATATTTGATTACTT ACTAGATGAGAGTGAGGATATGCACAGTCTCCTGCTGACAGACAGCAGCACTCTACTTGTTGGTGGCCTTCAGAACCACATTTTGGAGATTGATCTAACCACTGTCCAGGAGACTCAGAAG tATGCAGTTGAGATACCTGGAGTCACCATCATGAGGCAGACAAATCGCTTCTTCTTCTGTGGTCATACATCTGGCAAG GTTTCCCTGCGAGACCTCCGTAGTTTTAAGGTGGAGCATGAATTTGATGCCTTCTCAGGGAGTCTGTCAGATTTTGATGTGCATGGCAACCTGTTGGCTGCCTGTGGCTTTTCTAGTCGCCTTACTGGCCTGGCCTGTGACCGTTTCCTCAAAGTGTATGATCTGCGCATGATGCGTGCCATCACACCACTTCAAGTACATGTGGATCCTGCCTTCTTGCGCTTCATCCCTACATATACTTCTCGTCTTGCTATCATCTCTCAGTCGG GGCAATGCCAGTTTTGTGAGCCCACAGGCCTGGCCAACCCAGCAGACATCTTTCATGTGAATCCTGTGGGACCTCTGCTAATGACATTTGATGTGTCAGCAAGCAAGCAGGCTCTGGCTTTTGGGGATTCTGAGGGTTGTGTTCATCTATGGACTGATTCCCCAGAGCCTTCCTTCAACCCCTATTCACGGGAGACTGAATTTGCTTTGCCCTGTCTGGTGGACTCACTACCACCTCTGGACTGGAGCCAGGACTTGCTGCCTCTTTCCCTCATCCCAGTTCCACTCACCACGGACACACTGCTCTCTGATTGGCCTGCTGCCAACTCCGTTCCAGCTCCCAG GCGAGCACCACCTGTTGATGCAGAGATTCTGCGTACCATGAAGAAAGTGGGCTTCATTGGCTATGCACCCAATCCCCGCACCAGGCTGCGCAATCAG ATTCCTTACCGACTAAAGGAGTTGGACAGTGAATTTGATAGCTTCAGCCAGGTCACTGAGTCACCAATAGGACGGGAAGAGGAGCCACATCTCCACATGGTTTCAAAGAAATACCGCAAG GTAACCATCAAATATTCCAAGCTAGGGCTGGAAGACTTTGACTTCAAACACTATAATAAGACCCTTTTTGCTGGATTAGAGCCTCACATCCCCAATGCCTACTGTAACTGCATGATCCAG GTGCTCTATTTCCTGGAGCCTGTTCGCTGTTTAATCCAGAACCACCTTTGCCAGAAGGAGTTCTGTCTGGCATGTGAATTGGGCTTCCTTTTCCATATGTTGGACCTCTCTCGTGGTGACCCTTGTCAG GGCAGTAATTTTCTTCGTGCATTCCGTACCATTCCTGAGGCCTCAGCCCTTGGTCTGATCCTGGCCGACTCAGATGAGGCTTCAGGCAAGGGCAATCTGGCTAGGCTCATTCAGAGGTGGAATCGCTTCATTCTCACTCAGCTGCATCAGGATATGCAGGAGCTTGAAGTACCCCAGGCGTATCGAGGTGCTGGAGGCAG TTTTTGTTCATCGGGGGACTCTGTCATTGGGCAACTGTTCAGCTGTGAGATGGAGAACTGCAGCCTATGTCGCTGTGGCAGTGAGACTGTGCGAGCCTCATCCACTCTGCTCTTCACACTCTCCTACCCTGAGG ATAAAACCGGGAAGAACTATGACTTTGCTCAGGTGCTGAAGCGAAGCATCTGCCTGGAGCAGAATACACAGGCCTGGTGTGACAACTGTGAGAAGTACCAGCCCACG ATTCAGACCCGTAATATCCGCCATCTGCCAGACATTCTTGTCATTAATTGTGAAGTGAACAGCTCAAAAGAGGCTGATTTCTGGAGAATGCAGGCTGAG GTTGCCTTCAAGATGGCAATAAAGAAACATGGTGGGGAAATCGCCAAGAACAAGGAATTTTCTTTGGCTGATCG GAAGGAACTAGGCAGTCCAGAGGGTGTGCTGTTGTGTCCCTCCGTTGAGGAGTTGAAGAACGTCTGGCTTCCTTTTTCCATTCGCATGAAGATGACCAAGAACAAAGGGCTCGATGTTTGCAATTGGCCTGATGGGGATGAGGTGCAG TGGGGCCTagccaaggcagaggaggaaCATGGTGTCTATGTGTATGACCTGATGGCTACTGTGGTACACATCCTGGACTCACGCACAGGGGGCAGCTTGGTGGCTCACATCAAAGTTGGAGAGACTTACCACCAACGCAAGGAG GGTGTTACTCACCAGCAGTGGTATCTCTTCAATGACTTCCTTATTGAACCTATTGATAAG TATGAAGCAGTACAATTTGACATGAATTGGAAAGTACCTGCTATCCTTTATTATATCAAAAGGAATCTCAATTCCAGATACAACCTGAATA TCAAGAACCCTATTGAGGCTAGTGTGCTGCTGGCTGAAGCCTCGCTGGCACGGAAGCAGCGGAAAACACATACTACCTTTATTCCACTGATGCTGAATGAAATGCCACAGGTTGGGGACCTGGTAGGCCTTGATGCTGAGTTTGTCACCCTTAATGAG GAAGAAGCAGAGTTACGCAGTGATGGTACCAAGTCTACCATTAAACCAAGTCAGATGTCAGTAGCAAGGATCACTTGTGTTCGGGGCCAAGGGCCCAATGAGGGTATCCCCTTCATTGATGACTACATCTCTACTCAGGAGCAG GTAGTGGATTACTTGACTCAGTACTCGGGGATAAAGCCAGGAGACCTTGATGCCAAAATTTCCTCTAAGCACCTCACAACTCTGAAGTCTACCTACTTAAAGCTTCGTTTTCTCATTGACATTGGAGTCAAGTTTGTGGGTCATGGCCTGCAAAAAGACTTCCGGGTCATCAATCTCATG GTGCCCAAGGACCAGGTCCTTGATACTGTCTACCTGTTCCACATGCCCCGAAAACGAATGATTTCCCTGCGATTCCTTGCTTGGTATTTTCTGG ACTTGAAGATTCAAGGGGAGACCCATGACAGTATTGAGGATGCCCGCACAGCCCTTCAGCTCTACCGAAAGTATCTGGAGCTAAGCAAGAATGGCACTGAGCCTGAATCCTTCCACAAGGTGCTCAAGGGTCTTTATGAAAAGGGCCGAAAGATGGACTGGAAGGTGCCTGAGCCTGAGAGCCAGACAAGTCCCAAGAGTAAGGCCTGGGATGGGACAAGGGAAACTGGACTGG ATGCAGCTGTCTTCTCCTCAGTGCTGGCACTTTGA
- the Pan2 gene encoding PAN2-PAN3 deadenylation complex catalytic subunit PAN2 isoform X16, with product MNFEGLDPGLAEYAPAMHSALDPVLDAHLNPSLLQNVELDPEGVTLEALPVQESVHIMEGVYSELHSVVAEVGVPVSVSHFDLHEEMLWVGSHGGHATSFFGPALERYSSFQVNGSDDIRQIQSLENGILFLTKNNLKYMARGGLIIFDYLLDESEDMHSLLLTDSSTLLVGGLQNHILEIDLTTVQETQKYAVEIPGVTIMRQTNRFFFCGHTSGKVSLRDLRSFKVEHEFDAFSGSLSDFDVHGNLLAACGFSSRLTGLACDRFLKVYDLRMMRAITPLQVHVDPAFLRFIPTYTSRLAIISQSGQCQFCEPTGLANPADIFHVNPVGPLLMTFDVSASKQALAFGDSEGCVHLWTDSPEPSFNPYSRETEFALPCLVDSLPPLDWSQDLLPLSLIPVPLTTDTLLSDWPAANSVPAPRRAPPVDAEILRTMKKVGFIGYAPNPRTRLRNQIPYRLKELDSEFDSFSQVTESPIGREEEPHLHMVSKKYRKVTIKYSKLGLEDFDFKHYNKTLFAGLEPHIPNAYCNCMIQVLYFLEPVRCLIQNHLCQKEFCLACELGFLFHMLDLSRGDPCQGSNFLRAFRTIPEASALGLILADSDEASGKGNLARLIQRWNRFILTQLHQDMQELEVPQAYRGAGGSSFCSSGDSVIGQLFSCEMENCSLCRCGSETVRASSTLLFTLSYPEGSNCDKTGKNYDFAQVLKRSICLEQNTQAWCDNCEKYQPTIQTRNIRHLPDILVINCEVNSSKEADFWRMQAEVAFKMAIKKHGGEIAKNKEFSLADRKELGSPEGVLLCPSVEELKNVWLPFSIRMKMTKNKGLDVCNWPDGDEVQWGLAKAEEEHGVYVYDLMATVVHILDSRTGGSLVAHIKVGETYHQRKEVSEGVTHQQWYLFNDFLIEPIDKYEAVQFDMNWKVPAILYYIKRNLNSRYNLNIKNPIEASVLLAEASLARKQRKTHTTFIPLMLNEMPQVGDLVGLDAEFVTLNEEEAELRSDGTKSTIKPSQMSVARITCVRGQGPNEGIPFIDDYISTQEQVPKDQVLDTVYLFHMPRKRMISLRFLAWYFLDLKIQGETHDSIEDARTALQLYRKYLELSKNGTEPESFHKVLKGLYEKGRKMDWKVPEPESQTSPKSKAWDGTRETGLDAAVFSSVLAL from the exons ATGAACTTTGAGGGTCTGGACCCTGGACTGGCAGAGTATGCCCCAGCTATGCATTCTGCCCTGGACCCTGTCCTGGATGCACACCTGAATCCAAGTCTGCTTCAGAATGTGGAGTTGGACCCAGAGGGAGTGACCTTGGAGGCTCTCCCCGTGCAGGAATCAGTGCACATAATGGAAGGTGTCTACTCTGAATTGCACAGCGTGGTAGCTGAAGTGGGTGTGCCTGTGTCTGTCTCCCACTTTGACTTACACGAAGAGATGCTGTGGGTGGGGAGCCATGGG GGTCATGCTACTTCATTTTTTGGACCAGCCTTGGAGCGCTACTCATCTTTTCAGGTTAATGGTAGTGATGACATTCGACAGATCCAGAGCTTAGAGAATGGTATCCTTTTTCTCACCAAGAACAACCTCAAGTATATGGCCCGTGGGGGTCTCATTATATTTGATTACTT ACTAGATGAGAGTGAGGATATGCACAGTCTCCTGCTGACAGACAGCAGCACTCTACTTGTTGGTGGCCTTCAGAACCACATTTTGGAGATTGATCTAACCACTGTCCAGGAGACTCAGAAG tATGCAGTTGAGATACCTGGAGTCACCATCATGAGGCAGACAAATCGCTTCTTCTTCTGTGGTCATACATCTGGCAAG GTTTCCCTGCGAGACCTCCGTAGTTTTAAGGTGGAGCATGAATTTGATGCCTTCTCAGGGAGTCTGTCAGATTTTGATGTGCATGGCAACCTGTTGGCTGCCTGTGGCTTTTCTAGTCGCCTTACTGGCCTGGCCTGTGACCGTTTCCTCAAAGTGTATGATCTGCGCATGATGCGTGCCATCACACCACTTCAAGTACATGTGGATCCTGCCTTCTTGCGCTTCATCCCTACATATACTTCTCGTCTTGCTATCATCTCTCAGTCGG GGCAATGCCAGTTTTGTGAGCCCACAGGCCTGGCCAACCCAGCAGACATCTTTCATGTGAATCCTGTGGGACCTCTGCTAATGACATTTGATGTGTCAGCAAGCAAGCAGGCTCTGGCTTTTGGGGATTCTGAGGGTTGTGTTCATCTATGGACTGATTCCCCAGAGCCTTCCTTCAACCCCTATTCACGGGAGACTGAATTTGCTTTGCCCTGTCTGGTGGACTCACTACCACCTCTGGACTGGAGCCAGGACTTGCTGCCTCTTTCCCTCATCCCAGTTCCACTCACCACGGACACACTGCTCTCTGATTGGCCTGCTGCCAACTCCGTTCCAGCTCCCAG GCGAGCACCACCTGTTGATGCAGAGATTCTGCGTACCATGAAGAAAGTGGGCTTCATTGGCTATGCACCCAATCCCCGCACCAGGCTGCGCAATCAG ATTCCTTACCGACTAAAGGAGTTGGACAGTGAATTTGATAGCTTCAGCCAGGTCACTGAGTCACCAATAGGACGGGAAGAGGAGCCACATCTCCACATGGTTTCAAAGAAATACCGCAAG GTAACCATCAAATATTCCAAGCTAGGGCTGGAAGACTTTGACTTCAAACACTATAATAAGACCCTTTTTGCTGGATTAGAGCCTCACATCCCCAATGCCTACTGTAACTGCATGATCCAG GTGCTCTATTTCCTGGAGCCTGTTCGCTGTTTAATCCAGAACCACCTTTGCCAGAAGGAGTTCTGTCTGGCATGTGAATTGGGCTTCCTTTTCCATATGTTGGACCTCTCTCGTGGTGACCCTTGTCAG GGCAGTAATTTTCTTCGTGCATTCCGTACCATTCCTGAGGCCTCAGCCCTTGGTCTGATCCTGGCCGACTCAGATGAGGCTTCAGGCAAGGGCAATCTGGCTAGGCTCATTCAGAGGTGGAATCGCTTCATTCTCACTCAGCTGCATCAGGATATGCAGGAGCTTGAAGTACCCCAGGCGTATCGAGGTGCTGGAGGCAG CAGTTTTTGTTCATCGGGGGACTCTGTCATTGGGCAACTGTTCAGCTGTGAGATGGAGAACTGCAGCCTATGTCGCTGTGGCAGTGAGACTGTGCGAGCCTCATCCACTCTGCTCTTCACACTCTCCTACCCTGAGGGTAGCAACTGTG ATAAAACCGGGAAGAACTATGACTTTGCTCAGGTGCTGAAGCGAAGCATCTGCCTGGAGCAGAATACACAGGCCTGGTGTGACAACTGTGAGAAGTACCAGCCCACG ATTCAGACCCGTAATATCCGCCATCTGCCAGACATTCTTGTCATTAATTGTGAAGTGAACAGCTCAAAAGAGGCTGATTTCTGGAGAATGCAGGCTGAG GTTGCCTTCAAGATGGCAATAAAGAAACATGGTGGGGAAATCGCCAAGAACAAGGAATTTTCTTTGGCTGATCG GAAGGAACTAGGCAGTCCAGAGGGTGTGCTGTTGTGTCCCTCCGTTGAGGAGTTGAAGAACGTCTGGCTTCCTTTTTCCATTCGCATGAAGATGACCAAGAACAAAGGGCTCGATGTTTGCAATTGGCCTGATGGGGATGAGGTGCAG TGGGGCCTagccaaggcagaggaggaaCATGGTGTCTATGTGTATGACCTGATGGCTACTGTGGTACACATCCTGGACTCACGCACAGGGGGCAGCTTGGTGGCTCACATCAAAGTTGGAGAGACTTACCACCAACGCAAGGAGGTAAGTGAG GGTGTTACTCACCAGCAGTGGTATCTCTTCAATGACTTCCTTATTGAACCTATTGATAAG TATGAAGCAGTACAATTTGACATGAATTGGAAAGTACCTGCTATCCTTTATTATATCAAAAGGAATCTCAATTCCAGATACAACCTGAATA TCAAGAACCCTATTGAGGCTAGTGTGCTGCTGGCTGAAGCCTCGCTGGCACGGAAGCAGCGGAAAACACATACTACCTTTATTCCACTGATGCTGAATGAAATGCCACAGGTTGGGGACCTGGTAGGCCTTGATGCTGAGTTTGTCACCCTTAATGAG GAAGAAGCAGAGTTACGCAGTGATGGTACCAAGTCTACCATTAAACCAAGTCAGATGTCAGTAGCAAGGATCACTTGTGTTCGGGGCCAAGGGCCCAATGAGGGTATCCCCTTCATTGATGACTACATCTCTACTCAGGAGCAG GTGCCCAAGGACCAGGTCCTTGATACTGTCTACCTGTTCCACATGCCCCGAAAACGAATGATTTCCCTGCGATTCCTTGCTTGGTATTTTCTGG ACTTGAAGATTCAAGGGGAGACCCATGACAGTATTGAGGATGCCCGCACAGCCCTTCAGCTCTACCGAAAGTATCTGGAGCTAAGCAAGAATGGCACTGAGCCTGAATCCTTCCACAAGGTGCTCAAGGGTCTTTATGAAAAGGGCCGAAAGATGGACTGGAAGGTGCCTGAGCCTGAGAGCCAGACAAGTCCCAAGAGTAAGGCCTGGGATGGGACAAGGGAAACTGGACTGG ATGCAGCTGTCTTCTCCTCAGTGCTGGCACTTTGA